Genomic segment of Streptomyces brevispora:
GGGTGCGACGCCGGCGTCGTGCCGGCCTCTCACCCTCTATACGAACGGCTGCCGCCCGGATCGACACGGAACACAGTCGTGTTCGACGTCTTTCTTTCCCAGACCCTTTTGGGAGCGCTCCCAAAAGGGTCAGGATGAGGGCATGACCTTGCGACCCGGCATCCGCGAGTACCACCCGGCCGACCGTGCGGCACTCGCGGACATCTGCGTCCGGACGGCCGACAACGGCGGCGACTCCCGGCATCTGTACCCGGACCCGGAGCTGATGCCGTCGATCTTCGCCGCTCCGTACACCTATCTCGAACCCGGTCTGGCCTTCGTGATCGACGACGGTACGGGCCGGGCGGTCGGATACATCCTCGGGACGGCGGACACACCGCGGTTCGTGACGGAGTTCCGTACACGCTGGCTGCCCCTCGTCCAGGACCGCTACCCGCGCCCGGACGGCGCGCCGCGCGGTCCCAGCGACGAGATGATCGCCCTCCTGCACAACCCGGAACGGATGATCCTGCCCGAACTGGCCGGCCACCCGGCCCACCTGCACATCGATCTGCTCCCCGAATGGCAGCGCAGGGGGTACGGGAGAGCGCTGATGCGTACGTTCCTGGCAGCCCTGCGCGCCAAGGGGGTGGGGCGGGTGCACCTGTCCATGCTCACCGCCAACACCCCGGCGAGAGCCTTCTACGACCGGCTCGGCTTCACCGGGATCCGGGTGCCGGACCCCGGGCCCGTCACCTACCTGGGGCGCGGCACCGAGGCGGACCTGTAGAACGACGCCGCGCCGGGGGTGCCACGCCGGATCGCTGGGCAGGTAGTGGTGTACGACCCCGAAACGGGGCGAAGCGGCCGGTGGCGAGAGGCGTGTGACGTGAACGAGCAGAGCGTGTGGCAATTCTCCGACGACCGCGGCCAGTTGACGTCCGCCGAGCGGCGACCGACGCGAGTGCTCGCGTATGTCCAGGCCGGAGCGACCTTATGGGACCACGGGATACGGCCGAGCGCGGTATTCGGCTCGGGCCATGACGACCCTGCCGTGCCCGACACCGCGAAGACCGGCTCGCTGCCCCTGGCCGAGGTCGCCTATGCCGGCGCCGGCGCCGCTTTGGACGTGGAGACGCTGCTGAGCGGCGAGCCCGACCTCGTGGTGGCCGTCAGCTACGGCGGCGGCCAAGTCTACGGCCTCGCCCCGGAGACCGCCAAGCACCTGGAGGAGCACGTCCCGGTCGTCGTCATCGACGTGGGCCAGGCGCGCACCCTCGCGGAGATCGGTGAGCGGTTCGCCCGGCTGGCCCGTTCGCTGGGAGCCGAGGAGCCCACGTCGGCCGCCCGGGAGCTGGACGCCGCCCGCGACCGGCTGCGCGCGCTCGCCGCCGGACCGGCCGGGGCCAGGGTCCTCGCCCTGTCCCCGGCCGGGCAGCACCAGGCACACCTGGCCCGCCCCCGCATGTGGCCCGAACTGCGGGTGCTGGC
This window contains:
- a CDS encoding ABC transporter substrate-binding protein encodes the protein MNEQSVWQFSDDRGQLTSAERRPTRVLAYVQAGATLWDHGIRPSAVFGSGHDDPAVPDTAKTGSLPLAEVAYAGAGAALDVETLLSGEPDLVVAVSYGGGQVYGLAPETAKHLEEHVPVVVIDVGQARTLAEIGERFARLARSLGAEEPTSAARELDAARDRLRALAAGPAGARVLALSPAGQHQAHLARPRMWPELRVLAELGVNLVEPAEGPGANWSTVGWAEAGALRPAVVLADIRVNATPLGELRTSEAWAAIERTARVVPWNPEPVCSARAHARFLALVADALEA
- a CDS encoding GNAT family N-acetyltransferase; amino-acid sequence: MTLRPGIREYHPADRAALADICVRTADNGGDSRHLYPDPELMPSIFAAPYTYLEPGLAFVIDDGTGRAVGYILGTADTPRFVTEFRTRWLPLVQDRYPRPDGAPRGPSDEMIALLHNPERMILPELAGHPAHLHIDLLPEWQRRGYGRALMRTFLAALRAKGVGRVHLSMLTANTPARAFYDRLGFTGIRVPDPGPVTYLGRGTEADL